A portion of the Nitrospirota bacterium genome contains these proteins:
- a CDS encoding ABC transporter ATP-binding protein → MASLIECDDVWKIYRVGDVDVQALRGLSLTIEQGEFVAIMGSSGSGKSTLMNMLGCLDQPTKGCYRLNGIEVGQLTADQLAGIRNQQIGFVFQSFNLIPRTSALENAQLPLFYRGLSLKEQRAKAAEALARVGLHGREDHYPTQLSGGQQQRVAIARALVTSPSLLLADEPTGNLDTQSSQEIMRILETLNRDEGITIILVTHEVDVAAYAAREIVIKDGQILSDRKTKAGPISSSVGG, encoded by the coding sequence ATGGCCTCGCTGATCGAATGCGACGATGTGTGGAAGATCTATCGAGTCGGCGACGTGGATGTCCAGGCCTTGCGCGGTCTGAGCCTCACGATTGAGCAGGGGGAGTTCGTGGCCATCATGGGGTCGTCCGGCTCCGGTAAGTCGACCTTGATGAACATGCTGGGTTGCCTCGACCAACCCACGAAGGGGTGCTATCGGCTGAACGGGATCGAGGTCGGCCAGCTTACGGCTGATCAACTGGCCGGAATTCGCAATCAACAGATTGGGTTCGTTTTTCAGAGCTTCAACCTCATTCCTCGAACCAGCGCGCTCGAAAACGCGCAGCTTCCGTTGTTCTATCGAGGGCTCTCGCTCAAGGAGCAACGGGCGAAGGCGGCGGAGGCATTGGCACGGGTAGGGCTGCATGGCAGGGAAGACCATTACCCGACGCAGTTGTCGGGAGGACAGCAGCAGCGTGTGGCTATTGCCCGGGCGTTGGTCACGTCGCCTTCATTGCTTCTGGCCGATGAGCCGACGGGTAATCTCGATACCCAGTCGAGTCAGGAGATTATGCGAATCCTGGAAACACTCAACCGGGATGAGGGGATTACGATTATCCTAGTGACGCATGAAGTGGATGTCGCCGCCTATGCTGCGCGCGAGATCGTGATCAAAGACGGGCAAATCTTGAGCGACCGTAAAACGAAGGCCGGTCCAATATCCAGCTCGGTGGGGGGCTAG
- the lspA gene encoding signal peptidase II translates to MSRPLRYLLLALLAGTIIVTDQATKLSIVESMRLHESIPIVPDFFSLTYIRNPGAAFGLLAGSSNAFRMVFFGVTSLFALGLLGTILYRLPEKDWMGQLSIAGILGGAIGNLIDRLRYGEVIDFLDVYVGSYHWPAFNVADSAISVGVVFLIIHFAFEKQDAPLLPQQLPPAS, encoded by the coding sequence ATGTCGCGGCCCCTTCGTTATCTCCTCCTGGCCTTGCTCGCCGGCACAATTATCGTGACCGATCAGGCGACGAAGCTTTCCATCGTCGAGTCGATGCGGCTGCATGAATCCATTCCGATCGTTCCTGACTTTTTCAGCCTGACCTATATTCGCAATCCCGGTGCGGCGTTCGGGTTACTGGCCGGCAGTAGCAATGCGTTTCGTATGGTTTTTTTCGGGGTCACGTCGCTCTTCGCACTGGGCCTCCTGGGAACGATCCTCTACCGGTTGCCGGAGAAGGATTGGATGGGGCAGCTGAGTATTGCCGGGATTCTTGGCGGGGCAATCGGGAACCTGATCGACCGATTACGGTATGGCGAGGTGATCGATTTTCTCGATGTCTATGTGGGCTCCTACCATTGGCCGGCGTTCAATGTCGCCGATTCGGCGATCAGCGTGGGAGTCGTCTTCTTGATCATCCACTTTGCTTTCGAGAAGCAAGACGCGCCGTTGTTGCCACAACAGCTCCCTCCTGCTTCCTAG
- a CDS encoding undecaprenyl-diphosphate phosphatase: MNEWGPGLATILGIVEGLTEFLPVSSTGHLILVGHVLGFEGDLASSAEISIQLGAILAVIAYERHKLASMVGQAGREQQDAAAMIRTRGTTPWTTVLKKSWEVHRNLWFLLGLGLAFLPAAAIGFLTHSWIKSHLFTPQTVAASSIVGGLIILAVEARRSHIRVQQLEQVDLPSAFWIGVAQCASLLPGMSRSGSTIIGGLLVGLDRKVATEYSFFLALPTLIAATCYQMWKSRDIFRQEDYLALGVGMFVSFIVAWVVIAAFLTFVKRHTLRPFAYYRILMGIAVFYIFGF; encoded by the coding sequence ATGAACGAATGGGGTCCTGGGCTCGCGACGATTTTGGGTATCGTGGAAGGGCTGACTGAGTTTCTACCCGTCTCTTCGACCGGCCACTTAATTCTTGTCGGCCATGTCCTTGGCTTTGAGGGAGATCTCGCGTCCAGCGCCGAGATCTCGATCCAACTTGGCGCCATCCTGGCCGTCATCGCCTACGAACGACACAAACTCGCCTCCATGGTCGGACAGGCCGGCCGGGAGCAACAAGATGCCGCCGCCATGATCCGAACGCGTGGTACAACTCCGTGGACAACCGTACTGAAGAAATCCTGGGAGGTTCACCGGAATCTCTGGTTTCTGCTTGGACTCGGCCTCGCCTTCTTACCGGCAGCCGCCATCGGCTTCCTGACCCATAGCTGGATCAAGAGCCATCTCTTTACCCCTCAAACCGTGGCGGCCTCCTCCATCGTTGGAGGGCTGATCATTCTCGCCGTCGAAGCGCGCCGCAGCCACATACGGGTTCAACAGCTCGAACAGGTCGATCTGCCGTCGGCATTCTGGATCGGTGTGGCGCAGTGCGCCTCATTGCTCCCTGGCATGTCCCGATCGGGATCCACGATCATTGGAGGACTCTTGGTGGGACTGGACCGGAAAGTCGCCACGGAATATTCGTTCTTTCTCGCGCTTCCGACCCTGATCGCCGCAACCTGCTATCAAATGTGGAAATCGCGGGACATCTTCCGGCAGGAAGACTATCTGGCACTCGGGGTCGGGATGTTCGTGTCGTTCATCGTCGCCTGGGTTGTGATCGCAGCCTTCCTCACCTTCGTGAAGCGCCATACCCTCCGACCGTTTGCCTACTACCGTATTTTGATGGGCATTGCCGTCTTCTACATCTTCGGGTTCTAG
- a CDS encoding efflux RND transporter periplasmic adaptor subunit, which produces MRRAVLIIGVLAIGLVIGGYVFFNGERKVPVRYRTAMVERGPVISLVTATGTINPVVSVQVGTQVSGMIKSLHADFNSVVKAGDIVALIDPEPFRARRDQASSNLEMSKANVARAKTDLAQRKRELDRVKSLVAQQFVSENDVDVAATNFQGAEAQVNVAGAQVKQAEAVLNSAELELKYTVIRSPVNGIVVARNVEVGQTIAASFATPNLFLIALDLTKMQVDTNVSESDIGGIAEGKEATFTVDAYPGYQFSGTIRQVRLAPINVQNVVTYNVVVAVDNQDLRLKPGMTANVSIVVAQRDSVLKVPNAALRFTPPTVGQADRPGQGGKPAKAKGAEFSVGAGRGGMPPTRKVWTQGPAGELESIVVQTGISDGVATEIMSEVLAESTQVIVGIERSKGEKGGSDLPPGFGSGGQKGSSRTRGM; this is translated from the coding sequence ATGCGTCGTGCTGTACTGATTATTGGGGTTCTGGCTATCGGCTTAGTCATCGGAGGGTATGTCTTCTTCAACGGGGAGCGCAAAGTCCCGGTTCGCTACCGGACCGCCATGGTTGAGCGAGGACCGGTGATTTCCCTGGTAACCGCAACGGGAACGATCAATCCGGTCGTCTCTGTTCAGGTCGGGACGCAGGTCTCCGGCATGATCAAGAGCCTGCATGCCGACTTCAATTCGGTGGTCAAAGCGGGCGACATCGTCGCACTGATCGATCCGGAGCCCTTCAGAGCCCGTCGCGATCAGGCCTCTAGCAATCTTGAGATGTCGAAAGCGAATGTCGCAAGAGCTAAGACCGATTTGGCGCAACGCAAGCGAGAACTCGATCGGGTGAAATCTTTGGTGGCACAACAGTTCGTCTCTGAGAACGACGTCGACGTTGCGGCAACAAATTTCCAGGGGGCTGAAGCGCAGGTCAATGTGGCAGGGGCGCAAGTAAAACAGGCTGAGGCGGTGCTGAATTCAGCTGAGTTGGAATTGAAATATACCGTGATCCGGTCGCCGGTAAACGGGATCGTGGTGGCCAGAAATGTGGAAGTCGGTCAAACGATTGCGGCGAGTTTTGCTACACCCAATCTGTTCTTAATCGCGCTGGACCTCACGAAGATGCAAGTCGATACCAACGTCAGCGAGTCGGATATCGGAGGGATTGCCGAAGGGAAAGAGGCGACTTTCACGGTCGATGCCTATCCGGGGTATCAATTTTCCGGCACGATTCGTCAGGTTCGCCTTGCCCCGATCAATGTGCAGAATGTCGTGACCTACAACGTGGTCGTGGCGGTGGACAATCAAGATCTCCGTCTGAAACCGGGGATGACTGCGAATGTCTCCATCGTGGTCGCACAAAGAGACTCTGTGCTCAAAGTGCCTAATGCCGCGTTGAGATTCACCCCTCCGACTGTGGGCCAGGCAGATCGTCCAGGGCAGGGGGGTAAGCCTGCGAAGGCGAAAGGCGCAGAGTTCTCAGTCGGAGCCGGCAGAGGGGGGATGCCGCCGACTCGCAAGGTGTGGACGCAGGGGCCTGCGGGGGAGCTCGAATCCATTGTCGTGCAGACCGGTATTTCTGACGGGGTGGCCACGGAGATCATGTCGGAGGTGTTGGCTGAAAGCACGCAGGTCATTGTCGGGATCGAGCGGTCTAAAGGCGAAAAGGGTGGTAGCGATTTACCTCCTGGATTCGGGAGCGGCGGACAGAAGGGCTCCTCTCGTACCAGAGGGATGTAA
- a CDS encoding helix-hairpin-helix domain-containing protein, which produces MKSGWMTVVVMVGAVAMVGCVSQKKYEEAMVDVDTAKSELERTRSQKNALEQQVKTLKDLNVKFGNEAQVAHDELERIQHGRDKERGSVEGRTKELEDRAKQLALQNKAVRHEYEDVKRHNDTLKALVARYQKELKDQSRSVAGGLSHAVPSPSAPSVASPVPPAVNAPQAMASSMNVNKASVGDMVLVLGLSKDVADRIVTNRPYRVKGELVAKNVMPKETFDMIKDRISVSP; this is translated from the coding sequence ATGAAGTCAGGATGGATGACGGTGGTGGTGATGGTCGGCGCAGTCGCAATGGTCGGCTGTGTCAGTCAAAAGAAATATGAAGAGGCGATGGTCGATGTTGATACGGCGAAGTCGGAGTTGGAGCGGACTAGGTCGCAGAAGAATGCGTTGGAACAGCAGGTCAAGACGCTCAAGGATCTCAATGTGAAGTTCGGGAACGAAGCGCAGGTTGCGCATGATGAGCTTGAGCGAATTCAGCATGGCCGTGACAAGGAGCGTGGAAGTGTCGAGGGCCGGACCAAAGAACTTGAAGATCGCGCGAAGCAACTGGCCTTGCAGAACAAGGCGGTGCGTCATGAATACGAGGATGTGAAGCGGCACAACGATACGCTCAAGGCTCTGGTGGCCCGCTATCAGAAAGAGCTCAAAGATCAGTCCCGTTCTGTGGCGGGAGGCCTCTCGCATGCCGTGCCGTCCCCGAGCGCCCCTTCCGTAGCCTCCCCTGTTCCCCCGGCGGTGAACGCGCCGCAGGCCATGGCTTCTTCCATGAACGTCAATAAGGCATCTGTCGGCGACATGGTGCTTGTACTTGGTCTCTCCAAAGATGTGGCGGACAGGATTGTGACGAATCGTCCGTATCGGGTGAAGGGTGAGTTAGTCGCGAAAAACGTCATGCCCAAGGAAACGTTCGATATGATCAAGGATCGCATCAGCGTCAGTCCTTAA